The proteins below come from a single Falco rusticolus isolate bFalRus1 chromosome 8, bFalRus1.pri, whole genome shotgun sequence genomic window:
- the LOC119152615 gene encoding LOW QUALITY PROTEIN: protocadherin beta-16-like (The sequence of the model RefSeq protein was modified relative to this genomic sequence to represent the inferred CDS: inserted 2 bases in 2 codons; deleted 1 base in 1 codon): MRRVRRELFPLATLGGDIGHGPAGGSARRVCRRRETKNPCELLGSAAGTGRGARRLQTPLPPDSGQAPLCLGPCLKMLGGTEDGGWLFWRVMACVGWSRNSKRQVIFFILCVCVCQSGAESLRYSLAEEMERDSFVANIAKDLGVSPSQLAARKARVVSEGNEQLFRLNQNTGALTAKESLDREEICPQSDTCTLFFKIFFENPFQLIRGEVEVLDVNDNSPVFPEKEMVLEILETASPGSRFHLESAQDKDVGSNGLQNYSLESNSHFSLALETGKDGLRYVELVLQRQLDREEQRELNLLLTATDGGSPPRSGTAQVRIVVVDANDNIPVFRQEVYEVRLPENSPPEQLVVRVAAADPDEGSYGKVRYAFTQTLERSRQLFELNPATGEIRVAGNLDFEEAKMHKMVVKAMDGGGLSAHCKVQVEVXDMNDNXPRIALTSVTASVPEDAPPRTVVALFSVRDKDSGDNGRTECSIDGDLPFSLTPTFDNYYELRTNQALDRERTALYNITITATDWGTTRLSTQESIFVQISDVNDNPPEFTQEVYTMSVAENSSPMLRIGRVNATDADAGKNARVNYTLVPQEGKLQPDVSVNSENGDVYILRPLDYEEVRAFEVTVRAADGGSPPLSAQAVLRVVVRDENDNAPVVLHPPPDSSAAAGELVPRWARADYLVAKVVAVDADAGQNAWLSYELAKATEPGLFRVGLHSGEVRTARAVSERDAVRQRLVVLVRDRGQPPRSATATLGIALVDGFSDAHVRVSEEAPAAEPDGPLTLYLIASLACVSALFLATAVAAVVVKVRRARRSQAEPLPTFPKAATESNAGSLPRNYVYDVCFAAGTVNSEFRFLRPLFPCFPAGLPPGPGEQRSSVCSQEAASPRGEGDWAAQGRAPLPEDTGPRPAEAACSANKGMELNINSDQNPWVSHQ, encoded by the exons ATGCGCCGAGTGCGGAGGGAACTATTCCCCCTTGCGACGCTGGGTGGGGATATTGGCCACGGACCGGCCGGTGGCTCTGCCCGCCGCGTCTGCAGGCgcagggaaacaaaaaacccgTGTGAGCTGCTGGGGAGCGCGGCGGGCACGGGTCGGGGTGCTCGGAGGCTTCAGACCCCCTTACCTCCGGATTCCGGACAAGCACCGCTCTGCCTCGGACCCTGCTTAAAAATGCTGGGAGGCACGGAGGACGGTGGATGGCTTTTCTGGAGAGTAATGGCGTGTGTGGGATGGAGCCGAAACAGCAAGAGGCAAGTGATCTTCTTTATTCTGTGCGTTTGCGTGTGTCAGAGCGGGGCCGAAAGCCTCCGCTATTCTCTGGCGGAGGAAATGGAGAGGGACTCCTTTGTCGCCAATATTGCAAAGGACCTGGGGGTTTCTCCGAGCCAACTGGCGGCTCGCAAGGCCCGCGTTGTGTCCGAGGGGAACGAGCAGCTTTTCCGCCTCAATCAAAACACCGGAGCCCTGACGGCAAAGGAGTCGCTGGACCGAGAGGAAATCTGTCCGCAGAGCGATACGTGCACACTCTTTTTTAAGATATTCTTTGAAAATCCGTTTCAGCTGATCCGAGGGGAGGTGGAGGTTCTCGATGTGAACGACAACTCCCCCGTGTTCCCGGAGAAGGAGATGGTTTTAGAGATCCTGGAAACGGCATCTCCTGGGTCCCGTTTCCATCTGGAAAGTGCCCAGGACAAGGACGTGGGCAGTAACGGTTTACAGAACTACAGCCTCGAATCCAATTCGCATTTCTCCCTCGCTCTCGAAACAGGGAAAGATGGACTGAGATACGTGGAGCTCGTCCTACAGCGCCAGCTGGACCGTGAAGAGCAGCGAGAACTGAATTTACTTCTCACCGCCACCGATGGGGGCTCGCCACCCAGATCGGGCACAGCCCAGGTCCGGATCGTGGTGGTGGATGCCAATGACAACATCCCGGTCTTCCGTCAGGAGGTCTACGAGGTGCGCCTGCCCGAGAACAGCCCCCCGGAGCAGCTGGTAGTCAGAGTGGCGGCTGCGGATCCCGACGAAGGGTCCTACGGGAAAGTGCGGTACGCCTTCACGCAGACATTGGAGAGGTCCCGGCAGCTCTTCGAGCTGAACCCTGCCACTGGGGAGATACGGGTCGCGGGCAACTTGGATTTCGAGGAAGCGAAAATGCACAAGATGGTG GTGAAAGCCATGGACGGCGGGGGGCTGTCTGCGCATTGCAAAGTGCAGGTGGAGG CTGACATGAATGACA GCCCGAGGATAGCGCTCACCTCCGTCACAGCCTCCGTTCCCGAGGACGCCCCGCCCCGCACCGTGGTGGCCCTGTTCAGTGTGCGGGACAAGGACTCCGGAGACAACGGCAGGACAGAGTGTTCGATCGATGGGGACCTGCCCTTTAGCCTCACCCCCACTTTCGATAATTACTACGAACTGAGAACAAATCAGGCGCTGGACAGGGAGAGGACGGCGTTGTATAACATCACCATCACAGCCACGGACTGGGGCACGACGCGGCTGAGCACTCAGGAAAGCATATTCGTGCAGATATCGGACGTGAACGATAATCCCCCAGAGTTCACCCAGGAGGTTTACACCATGTCGGTCGCGGAGAACAGCAGCCCCATGCTCCGGATCGGCAGGGTGAACGCGACGGACGCCGACGCAGGAAAAAACGCTCGCGTAAACTACACGCTGGTGCCACAGGAAGGCAAATTGCAGCCCGACGTGTCGGTCAACTCTGAAAACGGGGATGTTTATATCCTCCGCCCGCTGGACTACGAGGAGGTGCGCGCCTTCGAGGTGACGGTGCGCGCAGCCGACGGCGGCTCGCCGCCGCTCAGCGCCCAGGCGGTGCTACGCGTGGTGGTGCGGGACGAGAACGACAACGCACCCGTCGTGCTGCACCCGCCCCCCGAcagcagcgcggcggcgggcgagcTGGTACCGCGCTGGGCGCGGGCGGACTACCTGGTGGCCAAGGTGGTGGCGGTGGACGCGGACGCGGGGCAGAACGCGTGGCTGTCGTACGAGCTGGCCAAGGCGACGGAGCCGGGGCTGTTCCGCGTGGGGCTGCACAGCGGCGAGGTGCGCACGGCGCGGGCCGTGTCGGAGAGGGACGCGGTCCGGCAGAGGCTCGTCGTGCTAGTGCGAGACCGCGGGCAGCCGCCGCGCTCCGCCACCGCCACCCTCGGCATCGCCCTGGTGGACGGCTTCTCCGACGCCCATGTGCGGGTGAGTGAGGAGGCGCCGGCTGCCGAGCCCGACGGGCCACTGACCCTGTACCTCATCGCCTCCCTGGCCTGCGTCTCGGCGCTGTTCCTGGCGACCGCGGTGGCAGCCGTGGTGGTGAAGGTGCGGCGGGCCAGGCGGAGCCAGGCGGAGCCCTTGCCCACGTTCCCGAAGGCTGCCACGGAGAGCAACGCGGGCTCCCTGCCCCGCAACTACGTGTACGACGTCTGCTTCGCCGCCGGGACAGTCAACAGCGAATTTCGGTTCCTCAGGCCCCTCTTCCCCTGTTTCCCCGCTGGGCTGCCCCCCGGTCCGGGCGAGCAGCGGAGCTCGGTGTGCTCACAAgaggcagccagccccaggggagAAGGTGACTGGGCTGCACAG GGCAGAGCTCCCCTCCCCGAAGACACGGGTCCCAGACCTGCGGAAGCAGCTTGCTCTGCAAACAAGGGGATGGAGCTAAATATCAATTCTGATCAAAACCCTTGGGTCAGCCATCAGTaa